The following coding sequences are from one Arachis hypogaea cultivar Tifrunner chromosome 7, arahy.Tifrunner.gnm2.J5K5, whole genome shotgun sequence window:
- the LOC140174370 gene encoding zinc finger BED domain-containing protein RICESLEEPER 2-like: MTSWWVPNVPVWIADSKFDVSSSENMGDTGLPPVPIPNESTSIRSPTALPFVPAPQRNTRKLASRGRGKRRAVEEAPVDDSAETGTDEGKRKPSRPRSWTWDHFTKDETSNPQYPRAKCNWCGASYACDTHKNGTSNMKKHLLSQCKKFPKEALDPTQKILCFQDVVKDDRKGIRSSLSAVSFDVDRCRQALARMIIVDELPFSHVEGEGFRYYMSCLQPKFPIFGRLLQKRILNFCAIKNHKGETIGRKIERCLLSWGISRVFSITVDNASSNDVALSYLKNRMEDWNSHPLRGEFLHVRCCAHILNLVVNDGLREIHESILKIRNVVRHVRASPGRTERFKTMIKEARILEKGTVHLDVPTRWNSTFLMLESDLKFQKAFKRLGERDSEFAMMAGGIPRSED; encoded by the exons ATGACGTCATGGTGGGTGCCAAATGTTCCTGTGTGGATAGCCGATTCCAAG TTTGACGTCAGTTCAAGTGAGAATATGGGCGATACTGGATTGCCTCCAGTTCCTATTCCGAATGAATCAACAAGCATCAGATCTCCGACTGCTTTGCCTTTTGTGCCAGCTCCTCAACGAAACACAAGGAAGCTTGCTAGTAGAGGCCGAGGGAAAAGGCGGGCTGTTGAAGAAGCTCCCGTTGATGACTCTGCTGAAACTGGGACCGACGAAGGTAAGAGAAAACCTTCTAGACCTAGGTCTTGGACATGGGATCACTTTACTAAAGATGAAACTAGTAATCCACAGTATCCAAGAGCTAAATGTAATTGGTGTGGGGCTAGTTATGCATGTGATACACATAAAAATGGCACTAGTAACATGAAAAAGCACTTGTTGTCGCAATGCAAAAAATTTCCGAAGGAGGCATTAGATCCTACCCAAAAGATTCTTTGTTTCCAAGATGTGGTAAAAGATGATAGGAAAGGGATACGTAGTTCACTTTCTGCCGTGTCATTTGATGTTGATCGTTGTAGACAAGCGCTTGCTAGAATGATTATTGTGGATGAATTGCCTTTTTCGCATGTTGAGGGGGAGGGTTTTCGTTATTATATGAGTTGTTTGCAACCCAAGTTTCCAATTTTTGGAaggctg TTGCAAAAAAGAATCTTGAATTTTTGTGCTATCAAGAATCACAAGGGAGAAACAATTGGTAGGAAGATTGAGAGATGTTTGTTGAGCTGGGGGATATCCCGGGTTTTTTCTATCACTGTTGATAATGCTAGTTCAAATGATGTTGCACTTTCTTACTTGAAAAATAGAATGGAGGATTGGAACTCACATCCATTAAGGGGAGAGTTTTTACATGTTAGATGTTGTGCTCATATTTTAAATCTTGTTGTGAATGATGGGTTGAGAGAAATACATGAGTCAATTTTAAAGATTAGAAATGTGGTTCGGCATGTGCGTGCATCACCTGGTCGTACTGAGAGGTTTAAAACTATGATTAAGGAAGCTAGAATTTTGGAAAAAGGCACTGTCCATTTAGATGTTCCTACCAGGTGGAACTCTACCTTTTTAATGCTTGAAAGTGATTTGAAGTTTCAAAAGGCATTTAAACGTTTGGGGGAGAGAGATTCTGAGTTTGCTATGATGGCTGGTGGGATTCCTAGGTCTGAGGATTAG